From the genome of Geobacter sp. SVR, one region includes:
- a CDS encoding glycosyltransferase, with translation MLNEYVSVIIPAYNAERHLAETIDSVISQTYPYVECIIIDDGSTDETAAVAQRYGNRVILVRQENRKLPEARNAGMRLAKGDYVTFLDADDLITPTKIEHQVAYLRKHQGADAVYCKVRYFSDEKPGEFYSLKRPTPEGDILPALVYGNFIPVHSTLIRKRMIDALCVPFRNFPALEDWDFLLRLSLSGCRFGFLDEELADYRMHAGGMSRNETLMFEAKLKVIETIAEESREALLKRELSPDSVVSYHRADLGKALIINGRKDQGIAEISEASLHSFRRKSSYVLFSLAARVVGTGLLRCIHHLTNSCRKRQ, from the coding sequence ATGCTGAATGAATATGTTTCCGTCATCATACCGGCCTATAATGCCGAACGTCATCTCGCGGAAACCATCGACAGCGTTATTTCCCAAACCTATCCGTATGTCGAGTGCATCATAATCGATGATGGTTCCACCGACGAAACCGCTGCGGTTGCCCAAAGGTATGGCAACAGGGTAATTCTCGTCCGTCAGGAGAACAGGAAACTTCCCGAAGCCCGAAATGCCGGAATGCGCCTCGCCAAAGGCGATTACGTGACCTTTCTTGACGCGGACGACCTGATAACTCCCACAAAGATCGAGCACCAGGTGGCCTACCTTCGGAAACATCAGGGAGCAGATGCCGTGTATTGCAAAGTACGGTATTTCTCGGATGAAAAGCCGGGAGAATTTTATTCTCTGAAGCGGCCGACACCGGAGGGGGATATCCTCCCCGCACTCGTGTACGGGAATTTTATTCCTGTCCATTCAACACTTATCCGGAAACGGATGATCGACGCTCTCTGCGTTCCGTTCAGGAATTTTCCCGCGCTCGAAGACTGGGATTTCCTGCTTCGACTTTCGCTCTCCGGATGCCGGTTCGGTTTTTTGGATGAGGAGCTGGCAGATTACCGCATGCATGCCGGCGGTATGAGCCGCAACGAAACCCTGATGTTCGAGGCAAAACTGAAGGTCATAGAAACGATTGCGGAGGAATCACGGGAAGCGCTGCTGAAGCGGGAACTATCGCCCGACAGCGTCGTCTCGTACCATCGCGCTGATCTCGGAAAGGCCCTTATCATCAATGGCAGGAAGGATCAAGGAATCGCCGAAATTTCGGAAGCGAGCCTGCATTCCTTTCGGCGTAAAAGTAGTTACGTATTGTTTTCCCTGGCAGCCAGGGTAGTTGGGACAGGGCTGCTTCGATGCATCCACCACCTGACCAACAGTTGCAGGAAACGACAGTGA
- a CDS encoding glycosyltransferase family 4 protein yields the protein MKIVFLAPFGIRPKGTVIARMLPLAAELQKIGHVLTIIAPPYTNPEDSGRSETVRGVRLVNVVLPTKGKALSALPLAWRMFRAALAEKPDVMHLFKPKGYGGLAAMLHLWLQRLGVRLPPLFVDSDDWEGTGGMNELHGYSSMEKRLFAFQEQWLSRHAWGMTVASRTLEALTCEMRSTSQRILYLPNCVTATPPGNGRRIREKLGIAADVPLVLLYTRFFEFSQERLYRILDGIHRRVPGVRYLVVGKGRHQEEESLLLASRKLGFDNALALAGWIEPHDLPDYLATADVAIYPLDDTLVNRAKCPAKLTELLLAAVPVVADRVGQAREYIADTISGILSDPNDPESMVVGTVRLLREPDMRNKLAAEGRRYLIQHFNWQEAAQTLDQFYRSSTIS from the coding sequence ATGAAGATCGTCTTTCTCGCTCCTTTCGGTATTCGCCCCAAAGGGACAGTCATCGCCCGCATGCTGCCACTGGCTGCAGAACTACAAAAAATCGGCCATGTGTTGACCATCATCGCCCCCCCCTATACCAATCCGGAGGACTCGGGGAGGAGCGAAACCGTACGCGGAGTACGGCTGGTGAATGTGGTACTGCCGACAAAAGGCAAAGCCCTGTCTGCTCTTCCCCTGGCCTGGCGCATGTTCCGGGCCGCCCTGGCCGAGAAACCGGATGTGATGCATCTATTCAAGCCCAAGGGATATGGCGGTCTGGCCGCCATGCTGCACCTGTGGCTGCAGCGCCTGGGAGTGCGGCTGCCCCCCCTGTTCGTTGATAGCGACGATTGGGAGGGCACGGGGGGCATGAACGAGTTGCATGGCTACTCATCGATGGAAAAACGGTTGTTTGCCTTTCAGGAACAGTGGCTATCGAGGCATGCATGGGGGATGACGGTAGCCAGCAGGACATTGGAGGCTCTCACCTGCGAGATGAGGAGCACTTCGCAGCGCATCCTCTACCTGCCCAATTGTGTAACTGCAACCCCGCCGGGAAATGGCAGGCGCATTCGGGAAAAGCTGGGTATCGCTGCCGACGTGCCGCTGGTATTACTCTACACACGGTTCTTCGAATTTTCCCAGGAGCGCCTGTACCGGATTCTTGACGGGATACACCGGCGGGTGCCGGGTGTCCGTTATCTGGTGGTTGGCAAGGGAAGACATCAGGAAGAGGAAAGCCTGCTGCTTGCGTCCCGTAAATTAGGTTTTGACAACGCGCTAGCGTTGGCTGGCTGGATAGAGCCGCACGACCTTCCTGACTATCTGGCTACCGCCGATGTGGCGATTTACCCCCTCGACGACACGCTGGTCAACCGGGCCAAATGTCCGGCCAAGCTGACCGAATTGCTGCTGGCCGCTGTACCAGTGGTGGCCGATCGGGTGGGACAGGCAAGAGAGTATATAGCGGACACCATCTCGGGTATATTGAGCGATCCGAACGACCCGGAGTCGATGGTCGTTGGTACTGTACGACTGCTCCGGGAACCTGATATGAGAAATAAACTTGCTGCGGAGGGGCGGCGTTACCTTATCCAGCACTTTAACTGGCAGGAAGCTGCTCAAACGCTTGACCAATTCTACAGGAGTTCGACAATTTCATGA
- a CDS encoding glycosyltransferase — protein sequence MQSMIPLHHARIIFVFGSLDLGGAERQGLLLAESLRNDYGAEVEVWGLKNSPGRLSELCEEKGLPWRGVKCGWGRYALTRLAKLGKFALTLRKRQPDAILAYTRLPNLVCGIAWHFTGARIMVWNQRDEGLLLKDGFWERLAVRNASCFISNSLAGKVFLEKLYRVPSRKISVIHNGILLSARAPEATAWRKKLQIPEGTPTACMIANIHHYKDHHTLLRAWALVTLKDSPPPVLLLAGRIDEGGDELLTLAEQLGISERVKLLGQVDDVGGLLRSVDVCVHSSVSEGLPNAVLEAMAAGIAVAGTDIPGIREAVGPDGYRFLAPVRDVERLASSLAELLQDKLLRERVGALMLERAKAEFDVGELCARTAALLAREMTADESL from the coding sequence ATGCAGAGCATGATCCCTCTCCACCATGCACGGATTATTTTCGTTTTCGGCAGTCTCGACCTGGGAGGGGCGGAGCGACAGGGGCTTTTGCTGGCGGAATCGCTACGGAATGACTACGGTGCGGAGGTTGAAGTCTGGGGGCTCAAAAACAGCCCGGGCCGGCTGTCCGAACTGTGTGAGGAGAAGGGCCTCCCATGGCGTGGCGTAAAATGCGGATGGGGACGATACGCCCTGACGCGGCTGGCAAAGCTCGGGAAATTCGCCCTGACGCTTCGGAAAAGACAGCCTGATGCAATTCTTGCATATACCCGCCTTCCGAATCTGGTATGCGGGATTGCCTGGCATTTTACGGGCGCCAGAATCATGGTGTGGAACCAGCGCGATGAGGGGCTGCTCCTGAAAGATGGATTCTGGGAGCGCCTGGCAGTAAGAAATGCGTCCTGCTTCATCTCAAATTCGCTTGCAGGCAAGGTTTTTCTGGAAAAGCTGTATCGAGTACCGTCAAGAAAGATCTCCGTGATACATAACGGAATCCTTCTTTCTGCTCGAGCTCCGGAAGCAACGGCGTGGCGCAAAAAATTGCAGATACCGGAGGGTACCCCCACTGCCTGCATGATAGCCAACATCCATCACTACAAGGATCACCACACGCTGTTACGCGCCTGGGCATTGGTGACGTTGAAAGACTCGCCCCCTCCGGTCCTGCTTCTGGCCGGCCGGATCGACGAAGGGGGCGATGAACTGCTGACCCTGGCCGAACAGCTTGGAATTTCCGAAAGGGTGAAACTGTTGGGACAGGTGGATGACGTGGGGGGGCTTCTCCGTTCCGTCGACGTCTGTGTTCACAGCTCAGTCAGCGAAGGCCTTCCGAATGCGGTTTTGGAGGCCATGGCAGCCGGGATAGCAGTCGCCGGTACCGACATCCCCGGCATCCGGGAGGCCGTGGGACCCGATGGGTACCGCTTCCTTGCACCTGTCCGCGATGTAGAGCGTCTTGCATCATCCCTGGCGGAACTTTTACAGGACAAGCTGCTTCGGGAAAGGGTCGGGGCCCTGATGCTGGAGCGAGCCAAAGCCGAGTTCGACGTAGGGGAACTGTGCGCTCGGACCGCAGCTCTGCTGGCCCGGGAGATGACTGCCGATGAATCCTTATGA
- a CDS encoding glycosyltransferase family 4 protein, producing MDVPEIYPRKNRTGRLKVLYVGRGSEEKRVHLAGKAAAVCARQEMPVDFVFVGNVEHAIAREDRHWCRFMGELANPSEMAALYASADVLVLTSSREGFPMAVMEAMAHGMVPVVTPVGGIPDHVRNGENGILLSHDESQLPAEIAARLSELCASPDLLDLISRNAYDYAASSFSRSRFCGAYRELFGC from the coding sequence GTGGATGTTCCCGAGATCTATCCGCGGAAAAACAGAACCGGACGGCTCAAAGTCTTATATGTCGGCCGAGGATCAGAGGAAAAACGGGTGCATCTGGCAGGCAAAGCCGCAGCCGTATGTGCCCGGCAGGAAATGCCGGTTGATTTTGTTTTTGTTGGCAATGTCGAACATGCCATCGCACGCGAAGACCGGCACTGGTGCAGATTTATGGGAGAACTGGCGAACCCTTCGGAAATGGCTGCCTTGTACGCCTCGGCGGATGTGCTTGTTCTCACGTCGAGCAGGGAAGGTTTTCCGATGGCCGTAATGGAGGCAATGGCACATGGCATGGTGCCGGTCGTAACCCCGGTTGGAGGAATCCCCGACCACGTGCGCAACGGCGAGAATGGCATTCTGCTGTCACACGACGAGTCACAGCTTCCTGCCGAGATTGCTGCAAGACTGTCGGAACTTTGTGCTTCTCCCGATCTCCTGGACCTGATATCCAGAAATGCCTATGACTACGCTGCCTCATCCTTCTCCAGAAGCAGATTTTGCGGGGCTTACCGGGAGTTGTTCGGATGCTGA
- a CDS encoding glycosyltransferase family 2 protein, whose product MNDSRPLVSVIILNWNGRAYLKECLDSLAAQTFRDFETILVDNGSKDESAGYVRNTYPWVRLVELTENTGFAAGNNRGLAEAHGVQHIVTLNNDTKIVPEFLAELVRAVNADSGIGMVAAKMLNFFQQGRIDSVGVRPTKAGLGENIGVGKTDEGQFDKPEEVFGPCAGAALYRRKMLEDVGFFDADFFAYYEDLDLAWRGRLAGWKAVTAPRAVAYHVHSATGGRMSPFTVYQVQRNKWYVLLKNWPAILLLRHLARILGYDAAALFLALLRGRFVQALRARLCVLRDFPVLMRKRREVARLRRLNDDQTARLLVSGNSALRTFIRKMGSGI is encoded by the coding sequence GTGAACGATTCCCGCCCCCTTGTTTCCGTCATCATCCTGAACTGGAACGGTCGCGCCTACCTCAAGGAATGCCTCGACTCCCTGGCGGCCCAGACCTTTAGGGACTTCGAGACGATTCTGGTGGATAACGGCTCAAAGGATGAGTCGGCTGGTTATGTGAGAAACACCTATCCGTGGGTACGGCTCGTGGAGTTGACGGAGAACACCGGCTTTGCCGCGGGAAACAACCGGGGTCTGGCAGAGGCGCACGGCGTCCAGCATATTGTCACCCTGAACAATGACACCAAGATTGTACCGGAGTTCCTGGCGGAGCTGGTGCGTGCAGTGAACGCAGATTCAGGCATCGGCATGGTAGCCGCAAAGATGCTGAATTTTTTTCAGCAGGGCAGGATCGATTCGGTCGGCGTGCGGCCGACGAAGGCGGGGCTCGGCGAGAATATTGGCGTTGGGAAAACCGATGAAGGACAGTTCGATAAGCCGGAAGAGGTCTTCGGCCCCTGTGCCGGAGCGGCCCTTTATCGACGGAAGATGTTGGAGGACGTCGGTTTTTTTGATGCCGATTTCTTTGCCTATTACGAGGACTTGGATTTGGCCTGGCGGGGAAGGCTGGCTGGCTGGAAAGCAGTGACCGCCCCCCGGGCTGTGGCGTATCATGTCCACTCCGCCACCGGCGGGCGTATGAGTCCTTTTACCGTGTATCAGGTTCAGCGCAACAAATGGTATGTGCTGCTGAAAAACTGGCCAGCAATATTGCTGCTGCGACATCTAGCCCGGATTCTCGGTTACGATGCGGCGGCCCTGTTTCTGGCGCTTCTGCGGGGACGTTTTGTACAGGCCCTGCGTGCTCGGTTGTGTGTGCTGCGCGATTTTCCGGTTCTGATGCGTAAACGACGTGAAGTGGCGCGCCTGCGCCGGCTGAATGATGATCAGACAGCGAGACTGCTGGTGAGTGGAAACTCGGCATTAAGAACGTTCATACGCAAGATGGGGAGCGGGATATGA